The following proteins are co-located in the Rhodothermales bacterium genome:
- a CDS encoding TonB family protein — protein sequence MILSNGSILNGRYTIQSVVGDVGPYDVNYLAWDLKTEREAVVREYYPLHLAKRSRDGANLEVSNPRLFEYGLGAYLAEGALLMEVNHPRVVSCTDQFKQNGTVYRVSDYVSGASLSAYIRQHQGRIAEEDALGVIRSVLGALDVCHARRLFHAGITPKSIYMTMSGQPVLLGFQAARFKLARRCETLAEAIHAGFSAPELSGNDAPDGPWWDVYGCSATLLYMLSGRVPPALAMASEAGRIQTALHRASGISNELRSVLEMGLAYHPADRPSSAAAFNALLGEVVETTSRRLRANASRPVLHVGVDLEEASSDAIWHSDVEIVATTPAAPAAPVEHMETTSPVRSAKQEGERPMQRESSEIVPTTPTYVASNGHERVSARASDAAPGREKELEQLVVKMVKWQQVFVGSILAVVFLAMIGVIGGVFFAPGISQRFLSQEPVPGPSAQAQAAVEPAPAAIAPIVAPALPAVDTLVEASAEAVPDEVIDLPEPPIAAVDREDEPARTEPARNEATRNESTRNEATRNESSPTRREPEPASDPAPEQTGSRPEPVEAPPPVRREELTSAAATPPEPEATPAPAQADSIPVPPQLTPEQLAAEIRNEQFNYYRAQGDSLIRLGFHAAALHLYQSAQRIKPMDTYVADQLARIEAKLKDDVRQQEIADSLKVRIGKVTDGEGYFVAPDTPIAVIGEADVRRNIKYPFAASSAGITGRVTVQYLVDANGRFVTARVLNGIGAGCDEEVVRALQGARFTPATFNGQAVTAWGRFSVVFGRR from the coding sequence ATGATCCTTTCCAACGGAAGTATCCTGAACGGTCGGTATACCATCCAGAGCGTCGTAGGCGACGTAGGTCCCTACGATGTCAATTACCTGGCCTGGGATCTGAAAACGGAGCGTGAGGCGGTCGTACGCGAGTATTACCCGCTGCACCTCGCCAAGCGCTCCCGCGACGGCGCCAACCTGGAGGTGAGCAACCCCAGGCTCTTCGAGTACGGCCTCGGCGCCTACCTGGCGGAAGGAGCCCTGCTGATGGAGGTCAACCACCCGCGCGTCGTATCGTGCACCGACCAGTTCAAGCAGAATGGGACGGTTTACCGCGTGAGCGACTACGTCTCCGGCGCCTCGCTGTCGGCCTACATCCGCCAGCATCAGGGGCGGATCGCCGAGGAAGACGCGCTGGGCGTGATCCGCAGCGTGCTCGGTGCGCTCGATGTGTGCCACGCGCGCCGGCTGTTCCATGCGGGCATCACGCCGAAATCCATCTACATGACCATGAGCGGCCAGCCGGTGCTGCTCGGGTTCCAGGCCGCGCGCTTCAAGCTGGCGCGCCGCTGCGAGACGCTCGCCGAAGCGATCCACGCCGGCTTCTCCGCGCCGGAGCTTTCGGGCAACGACGCGCCGGACGGACCCTGGTGGGACGTCTACGGATGCTCCGCCACGCTGCTCTACATGCTTTCCGGCCGCGTGCCGCCCGCCCTGGCGATGGCCTCGGAAGCCGGCCGCATCCAGACGGCGCTGCACCGGGCTTCCGGCATATCCAACGAGTTGAGGAGCGTCCTGGAGATGGGGCTGGCCTATCACCCGGCGGATCGGCCCTCGTCGGCCGCCGCGTTCAACGCGTTGCTTGGCGAGGTCGTCGAGACGACGTCGCGCCGGCTGCGCGCCAACGCGTCGCGCCCGGTGCTGCATGTCGGTGTCGATCTCGAGGAAGCAAGCAGCGACGCCATCTGGCACAGCGATGTCGAAATCGTGGCCACCACGCCGGCCGCCCCCGCCGCCCCCGTCGAGCACATGGAAACCACCAGCCCCGTCCGATCCGCAAAACAAGAGGGGGAAAGGCCCATGCAACGTGAATCTTCAGAAATCGTCCCCACCACGCCCACCTATGTCGCCTCGAACGGCCACGAGCGCGTGAGTGCGCGGGCGTCCGACGCGGCCCCGGGTCGTGAAAAAGAGCTCGAACAGCTCGTCGTGAAAATGGTGAAGTGGCAGCAGGTGTTCGTGGGGAGCATCCTGGCTGTGGTGTTCCTGGCGATGATCGGCGTCATCGGCGGTGTGTTTTTCGCCCCGGGCATCTCGCAGCGTTTCCTGTCTCAGGAGCCGGTTCCGGGCCCGTCCGCCCAGGCGCAGGCGGCCGTCGAGCCGGCGCCGGCGGCTATCGCGCCGATCGTGGCGCCCGCGCTGCCGGCGGTGGACACGCTGGTCGAGGCGTCGGCCGAGGCGGTGCCGGACGAGGTCATCGACCTCCCCGAACCGCCTATCGCCGCCGTCGACCGCGAAGACGAGCCGGCCCGCACCGAGCCTGCCCGCAACGAGGCGACCCGCAACGAGTCGACCCGCAACGAGGCGACCCGCAACGAGTCGAGCCCTACCCGGCGTGAGCCCGAGCCGGCCTCCGATCCCGCGCCCGAGCAAACCGGGTCTCGCCCCGAGCCGGTCGAGGCGCCTCCTCCCGTGCGCCGCGAGGAGCTGACGTCCGCCGCCGCCACGCCGCCTGAGCCCGAAGCGACGCCGGCGCCGGCGCAAGCCGACTCCATCCCGGTTCCGCCGCAGCTGACCCCGGAACAGCTGGCCGCCGAGATCCGGAACGAGCAGTTCAACTACTACCGGGCCCAGGGCGACAGCCTCATCCGTCTCGGATTCCACGCCGCCGCGCTGCACCTGTATCAGTCGGCCCAGCGCATCAAGCCCATGGATACCTATGTGGCGGACCAGCTGGCCCGCATCGAAGCGAAGCTGAAGGACGATGTCCGGCAGCAGGAGATTGCCGATTCGCTCAAGGTGCGCATCGGCAAGGTGACGGACGGCGAAGGCTACTTCGTCGCCCCGGACACCCCGATCGCGGTGATCGGCGAGGCGGACGTGCGGCGCAACATCAAATATCCATTCGCGGCGTCGAGCGCCGGCATCACGGGGCGCGTGACCGTCCAGTACCTGGTGGATGCCAACGGCCGTTTTGTGACGGCGCGCGTCCTCAACGGGATCGGGGCCGGGTGCGATGAGGAAGTCGTCCGCGCGCTGCAGGGCGCCCGGTTCACGCCGGCGACCTTCAACGGCCAGGCCGTCACGGCGTGGGGGCGGTTCAGCGTGGTGTTCGGCCGGCGGTAA
- a CDS encoding DUF362 domain-containing protein has product MFDTSRLTISGGLAIPIPAMARVRQTFEARELPDVAAAVRSEVLSPAIRSRITPGASIAVGVGSRGISNLEAAVGALVAAIKEAGANPFIFPAMGSHGGATAAGQTQVLADYGITEARVGAPIRATMDTVEIVRMADGTPLHMDRHAHEADGVVLINRVKPHTTVRGPIQSGVIKMMVIGMGKIAGATIMHTDHGMDRFAEVLPRAAAALMERIPFLFGVALVEDAYEHTAHVEAILPERLLDREVELQALANDQMPRLLFEEIDVLVIDRIGKEISGSGFDPNVAGRNSRGVTGFDRPRVQKVVLLDLTDQTHGNATGVGQADVITRRLLNRIDFSTTYANVITSAYLDGGAIPIVMDTADDAVRLAVKTLLRVKPERARIVRIQDTLHISEIHVSEPMLDEVRRNPNLDLISPPAPMDWG; this is encoded by the coding sequence ATGTTCGATACGTCACGCCTCACCATCTCGGGCGGTCTCGCGATCCCCATCCCCGCCATGGCCCGCGTACGGCAAACGTTCGAGGCCCGCGAGCTGCCCGATGTGGCCGCCGCCGTACGGTCCGAAGTGCTGTCGCCGGCCATCCGCAGCCGCATCACCCCCGGCGCTTCCATCGCCGTCGGCGTAGGCAGCCGGGGCATATCCAACCTGGAAGCGGCCGTCGGCGCGCTGGTGGCGGCCATCAAGGAGGCCGGCGCGAACCCCTTCATTTTCCCCGCCATGGGCAGCCACGGCGGCGCCACCGCCGCCGGCCAGACGCAGGTGCTCGCCGACTACGGCATCACCGAAGCCCGCGTCGGCGCGCCGATTCGGGCGACGATGGATACCGTCGAGATCGTCCGCATGGCTGACGGCACCCCGCTCCACATGGATCGCCACGCCCACGAAGCCGACGGCGTCGTGCTCATCAACCGGGTCAAGCCGCACACCACCGTGCGCGGCCCCATCCAGAGCGGGGTCATCAAGATGATGGTGATCGGGATGGGGAAGATCGCGGGAGCCACCATCATGCACACGGACCACGGGATGGACCGGTTCGCGGAGGTGTTGCCCCGTGCCGCCGCGGCGCTGATGGAGCGGATCCCGTTCCTCTTCGGCGTCGCGCTCGTCGAGGACGCCTATGAACACACGGCGCACGTCGAGGCCATCCTGCCCGAGCGCTTGCTGGACCGGGAAGTCGAACTCCAGGCCCTCGCCAACGACCAGATGCCGCGTCTCCTCTTCGAGGAGATCGACGTGCTGGTGATCGACCGGATAGGCAAGGAAATCAGCGGCTCCGGGTTCGATCCCAACGTCGCCGGCCGCAACAGCCGCGGCGTCACCGGCTTCGACCGGCCCCGGGTGCAAAAAGTGGTTTTGCTCGACCTCACCGACCAGACGCACGGCAATGCCACCGGCGTCGGGCAGGCCGATGTCATCACCCGCCGGCTGCTCAACCGGATCGACTTCAGCACGACCTACGCGAACGTGATCACGAGCGCCTACCTCGACGGCGGCGCCATCCCCATCGTGATGGACACCGCCGACGACGCGGTGCGCCTCGCCGTGAAAACCCTCCTCCGCGTCAAACCGGAGCGCGCCCGCATCGTCCGCATCCAGGACACGCTCCACATCTCGGAGATCCACGTCTCCGAACCGATGCTGGACGAGGTGCGCCGCAACCCGAACCTGGACCTGATCTCCCCGCCGGCACCAATGGACTGGGGGTGA
- a CDS encoding multiheme c-type cytochrome, giving the protein MPVLLLAFAPVDPPDPADPGKTARPVYEAVLVDDVRYGFADPDSLKRARWVDSVHVALTLEDRFPSANTCATCHPDHFREWSVSQHAYAQISPIFNAMHGTILKLTNGTNGDFCIRCHTPVGMNLGEPEFMSNMDRNPTSREGITCIVCHRVQNAYGKVSGRLAIVEGDIFDPVYGSLGNEILSEVTADGSGYSVNTERGKSGRSIHTDARQLEQITTSAFCGTCHDVNLVNGFRLEEAFSEYKSTEAARNQVSCQDCHMGKEPGKPSGYAMAPIAVVGGKPTRERKRTNHMFAGPDYSIVHPGFFPHNVRAAEMASIREWLTFDIEAGWGTDAFEDNVPEGFVFPERWTFADDRYDAREILNENQALLDQIAEQRLAVLRAGYLLGDVELEKSGAGGVVFHVEVANGTNGHNVPTGFDAERLVFLQVTVTDANDNVVFRSGDRDPNGDLRDLHSLYVHNGELPLDKYLFSLQSKFLTRMVRGGEREQVLALNYSPDPLPFLRPSTRSTVLLGRPVGARKHRTTIAPMDSKWAKYEVSRADLIGSSPPYRANIKLIAQMVPVNLIDEIQHVGFDYFMSPRSVATRVVEGAQVLWERDVTLSAESVASNR; this is encoded by the coding sequence TTGCCGGTCCTGTTACTGGCTTTTGCACCGGTCGACCCGCCTGACCCGGCCGACCCCGGAAAAACCGCCCGGCCGGTCTATGAGGCCGTGCTCGTCGATGACGTCCGGTATGGATTCGCCGACCCCGACAGCCTGAAGCGGGCCCGCTGGGTCGATTCGGTCCACGTGGCCCTCACCCTCGAAGATCGTTTCCCGTCGGCGAATACCTGCGCTACCTGCCACCCCGATCATTTCCGGGAGTGGTCCGTCTCCCAGCATGCGTATGCGCAGATCAGCCCCATCTTCAACGCGATGCACGGCACGATCCTGAAACTGACCAACGGGACGAACGGTGACTTCTGCATTCGCTGCCATACTCCGGTGGGGATGAACCTCGGAGAGCCGGAGTTCATGTCGAACATGGACCGAAATCCGACTTCGCGGGAGGGCATCACCTGCATCGTATGTCATCGGGTCCAGAACGCATACGGCAAGGTGAGCGGCCGGCTCGCGATCGTCGAAGGGGACATTTTCGACCCGGTCTATGGCTCGCTCGGAAACGAAATCCTTTCCGAAGTCACGGCCGACGGCAGCGGCTACAGTGTAAATACCGAACGCGGGAAGTCGGGCCGGTCGATTCACACGGACGCCCGCCAGCTCGAGCAGATCACGACATCGGCGTTCTGTGGCACCTGCCACGACGTGAACCTGGTCAATGGTTTCAGGCTCGAAGAGGCCTTCAGCGAATACAAATCCACGGAAGCGGCCCGGAATCAGGTGTCCTGCCAGGATTGCCACATGGGCAAGGAGCCCGGCAAACCGTCCGGCTACGCCATGGCCCCCATCGCCGTCGTCGGCGGCAAGCCGACGCGGGAGCGGAAGCGCACCAACCATATGTTCGCCGGCCCCGACTATTCGATCGTCCATCCCGGCTTTTTCCCGCACAATGTCCGCGCCGCCGAAATGGCCTCGATCCGCGAGTGGTTGACCTTCGATATTGAAGCCGGCTGGGGAACGGACGCCTTCGAGGACAACGTGCCCGAAGGGTTTGTCTTCCCTGAACGCTGGACCTTCGCGGACGACCGGTACGACGCCCGCGAGATCCTCAATGAGAACCAGGCGCTGTTGGACCAGATCGCCGAGCAACGCCTCGCGGTGCTCCGCGCCGGCTATCTGCTGGGCGACGTGGAACTCGAAAAATCGGGAGCCGGCGGCGTCGTGTTTCATGTCGAGGTCGCAAACGGCACCAATGGCCACAACGTGCCGACGGGCTTCGACGCCGAGCGTCTCGTATTCCTCCAGGTGACGGTGACGGACGCCAACGATAACGTCGTGTTTCGTTCCGGGGACCGCGATCCGAATGGCGACCTCCGCGACCTGCACTCGCTCTACGTCCACAACGGCGAGTTGCCGTTGGATAAATACCTCTTCAGCCTGCAATCGAAATTCCTCACCCGCATGGTGCGCGGAGGGGAGCGCGAGCAGGTGCTGGCCCTCAATTATTCGCCGGATCCGTTACCCTTCCTGCGCCCATCGACGCGGTCGACGGTCCTGCTGGGCCGGCCGGTCGGTGCACGCAAGCACCGTACGACCATCGCGCCCATGGACAGCAAATGGGCCAAGTATGAGGTCTCGCGCGCCGACCTGATCGGGAGTTCGCCGCCCTATCGGGCCAACATCAAACTTATCGCACAGATGGTTCCGGTCAATCTGATCGATGAGATCCAGCACGTCGGTTTCGACTATTTCATGTCGCCGCGCTCGGTCGCTACCCGGGTCGTCGAAGGCGCCCAGGTGCTCTGGGAACGCGACGTCACCCTGAGCGCCGAGTCTGTCGCATCCAACCGATAA
- a CDS encoding protein kinase has protein sequence MIGQSIENYAIEAVLGHGGMGIVYKALDTSLDRVVALKVMNPGVATNEEFLWRFKSEARVLGRLQHANIVNVYAFRHVETHLFIVMEYVGGGTLSHLIERQGIVPPKQALPIIKQSLLALEAAHDANIIHRDIKPHNILLTERGDVKISDFGLAKIQEESSSMMTRVGVTGGTLYYMPPEQSEALSKVDHRGDLYALGMTLYQMLAGRMPFDAGSSAYSILKAVAEEQIPTPNTFNRHMPPGLVEIVMRAIKKDPDQRYQSAREMREAIEQFERSTGAPPARPTAERPVGVDKTMIFTAPKAARLKPEAAPKPELHTLLPGEHTATAAPGGRMKRYLGGVLLLALVGFGVFLFRPDDDAPTRRADTSAQTPPPTNENTALQENDPTPANESAGESTRESGSELAGPAGTDPVSSPAATPPQPASQEVPATRTETTYTVNIRSTPSGATVLFDGKSRGTTPLQMPGVSAGNYPVQLQLDGYQPFSGTLQPQRQASLTATLQPLNGSLRVVIHPWGSLDINDVRKMSGSSVPYAEEMGPGSYRLHAMHPSFGEWDKVVTLRPGQHQDVFFDFQKMYRVIVTTPPITNAEIVVDGTGTGVFTPLPVVLRAGNHTIAVRKEGYRMEGQPKKITLEEDLQEPIAFTLVPEN, from the coding sequence ATGATAGGTCAGTCCATCGAGAATTATGCCATAGAAGCCGTGTTGGGGCATGGCGGGATGGGTATCGTGTACAAAGCGCTCGACACCTCGCTGGACCGTGTCGTCGCGTTGAAGGTCATGAACCCCGGTGTGGCGACGAACGAGGAGTTCCTCTGGCGTTTCAAATCGGAAGCCCGGGTACTCGGCCGGCTTCAGCACGCCAACATTGTCAATGTCTACGCCTTTCGCCATGTCGAGACCCACCTCTTCATCGTCATGGAGTACGTGGGCGGCGGGACGCTGAGCCATCTCATCGAGCGCCAGGGCATCGTCCCCCCCAAGCAGGCCCTCCCGATCATCAAGCAGAGCCTGCTGGCGCTCGAAGCCGCGCACGACGCGAACATTATCCATCGCGATATCAAGCCGCACAATATTTTATTGACCGAGCGGGGGGATGTGAAGATAAGCGACTTCGGGTTGGCTAAAATTCAGGAAGAAAGTTCCTCCATGATGACCCGCGTGGGCGTTACGGGAGGGACCCTCTACTACATGCCGCCCGAACAGTCGGAGGCCCTGAGCAAGGTCGACCATCGCGGCGACCTGTACGCGCTCGGTATGACGTTGTACCAGATGCTCGCCGGCCGCATGCCCTTCGACGCCGGCAGTTCGGCCTATTCGATCCTGAAAGCCGTCGCCGAAGAACAGATCCCCACCCCGAACACCTTCAATCGGCACATGCCGCCGGGGCTGGTCGAGATCGTCATGCGGGCGATCAAGAAGGATCCCGATCAGCGGTACCAGAGCGCCCGCGAGATGCGCGAGGCCATCGAGCAGTTCGAGCGCAGCACCGGCGCCCCACCCGCCCGCCCGACGGCGGAGCGCCCTGTCGGCGTCGACAAAACGATGATTTTCACCGCGCCCAAGGCCGCCCGACTCAAACCCGAGGCGGCCCCGAAGCCGGAGCTCCATACCCTGTTGCCCGGCGAGCACACCGCGACGGCGGCGCCCGGCGGCCGGATGAAACGCTACCTCGGCGGCGTGCTCCTCCTCGCGCTCGTCGGTTTCGGGGTGTTCCTCTTCAGGCCGGACGATGACGCGCCGACGCGCCGGGCGGATACGTCGGCCCAGACGCCCCCGCCGACCAACGAGAACACGGCGCTGCAGGAAAACGATCCGACGCCGGCCAACGAGTCTGCCGGTGAGTCGACCAGGGAATCGGGCAGCGAGTTGGCCGGGCCCGCCGGCACGGATCCGGTTAGCTCGCCCGCCGCGACGCCGCCGCAACCCGCATCGCAGGAGGTCCCGGCAACCCGCACCGAAACGACGTACACGGTCAACATCCGATCCACCCCCTCCGGCGCCACCGTGCTGTTCGACGGCAAGTCGCGGGGAACGACGCCGCTCCAGATGCCCGGCGTGTCGGCCGGAAACTACCCGGTGCAGCTGCAACTCGACGGCTATCAACCCTTTTCCGGGACCCTGCAGCCGCAGCGGCAAGCCAGCCTCACAGCCACCCTGCAACCCCTGAACGGGTCACTGCGGGTGGTCATCCATCCGTGGGGCTCCCTCGACATCAACGACGTGCGGAAAATGTCGGGGTCGAGCGTACCGTATGCGGAAGAGATGGGTCCGGGCTCCTACAGGCTGCATGCCATGCACCCGTCGTTCGGCGAATGGGACAAGGTCGTCACGCTGCGCCCGGGCCAGCATCAGGATGTTTTCTTCGATTTCCAGAAAATGTACCGGGTCATCGTTACGACGCCGCCCATCACCAATGCAGAGATCGTGGTGGACGGCACCGGTACCGGCGTATTCACGCCCCTTCCCGTCGTCCTCCGGGCCGGCAACCATACCATCGCCGTGCGCAAAGAGGGCTATCGCATGGAAGGCCAGCCCAAAAAGATCACCCTGGAGGAAGACCTCCAGGAGCCTATCGCATTTACCCTGGTCCCGGAGAATTGA
- a CDS encoding T9SS type A sorting domain-containing protein has translation MLSNPRFHLAVLLVLSILCVPSAQAQKRAGDRAIPTIYATPHAPVAPMPAGASPKTSMARDTLRNFTRSNTVFRVPSSALVDGSTGWIHGTNSFEDQSKATRLTLPAGARNGSVEQVFVTFIHKANEVTTEQYAIEIFDVDGTTGGPGTLLGGQIFSFAFVDADEDLNTPAFTTIHVFDTPIDVPDEFFVVVDFGAYTPADYERAAIASTDFLGRFVSEDWEQLSGGGWINMSTSWFSEANNGWLMWLEAIVQYDAAVSAPPVITHTPITTAPAGEDLTISASITGSAPISVALLAYAPGGTTTTPPILNMTNVGGNQWQVVVPSANVDLRGLRYAIGAADQTGATSNTPDFNVAVTDAEGLSQPLAVNGTGESAYRLVSIPVTVSNASPGTLLEDDLGAYDPASWRLFGLRADQTYAEFPSSGSMTPGAAFWLASSEAGRSITTGPATSVSIAGEYAIPLNPGWTFVGTPFNFPVGRQQVRLASGGTLDIRAFNGSWGAHTGALQPFSGYAVAAVDSDQLLVAPFGADILARTSATPREAEAAVDETGRIDWQIRILAQAEGASDTDNAAVLASTSSPQWDALDRPEAPVIGDYVSVYFGHADWSVPFRRFTTDARPYEGSRAVWTFELSASVDSPITLTFDGVADVPADQEVWLIDHLEKTTLNLRETPNYVVTGSVEAYADRFSLLVGEAAALSPALDAAAELPQDLVLESYPNPFRSSTTIRFALPADDVVTLKVFDLLGKEVATLLSEQSTARGYHTVTWDGLNQARQEVRSGMYLYVLESGTGRATGRVIALR, from the coding sequence ATGTTATCCAATCCTAGATTTCACCTCGCCGTCCTCCTCGTCCTTTCGATCCTCTGCGTCCCGTCGGCGCAAGCTCAGAAACGCGCCGGAGACCGCGCCATCCCGACGATATACGCCACCCCGCACGCGCCCGTCGCCCCCATGCCGGCGGGCGCCTCACCCAAAACGAGCATGGCGCGCGACACGCTGCGCAACTTCACGCGGAGCAACACGGTGTTCAGGGTCCCATCGAGCGCGCTCGTCGACGGTTCGACAGGCTGGATCCACGGCACCAACTCGTTCGAGGACCAGAGCAAGGCGACCCGACTCACCCTCCCCGCCGGCGCCAGGAACGGATCGGTGGAGCAGGTCTTCGTCACCTTCATTCACAAAGCGAACGAGGTCACCACGGAACAGTACGCCATCGAGATTTTCGATGTAGATGGCACCACGGGCGGCCCGGGGACCCTGCTCGGCGGGCAGATCTTCAGCTTCGCGTTCGTCGATGCGGACGAGGATCTGAACACCCCCGCGTTTACGACGATCCACGTCTTCGACACCCCTATCGATGTCCCGGATGAGTTTTTTGTCGTCGTCGATTTCGGTGCGTACACGCCGGCCGATTACGAGCGCGCCGCCATCGCGTCGACCGATTTCCTGGGGCGTTTCGTCTCGGAGGACTGGGAACAGCTCAGCGGCGGCGGTTGGATCAATATGTCCACCTCCTGGTTTTCCGAGGCCAATAACGGCTGGCTGATGTGGCTCGAAGCCATCGTGCAATACGACGCCGCCGTCAGCGCACCGCCGGTGATCACGCATACCCCGATCACGACGGCGCCAGCCGGCGAGGACCTGACGATCAGCGCATCGATCACGGGCAGCGCACCCATTTCGGTCGCCCTGCTGGCGTATGCCCCCGGCGGCACCACGACCACGCCGCCGATCCTGAACATGACCAATGTCGGTGGAAATCAGTGGCAGGTCGTCGTCCCGTCGGCCAATGTTGATCTGCGCGGTCTACGCTACGCCATCGGCGCGGCCGACCAGACGGGGGCGACCTCTAACACGCCTGATTTCAACGTCGCCGTGACCGACGCTGAAGGCCTCTCGCAGCCGCTTGCCGTGAACGGCACCGGCGAATCGGCCTATCGGCTCGTGTCGATCCCGGTGACCGTGAGCAACGCCTCGCCAGGCACCCTCTTGGAGGACGACCTCGGTGCCTATGACCCGGCGTCCTGGCGCCTTTTCGGGCTCCGCGCCGATCAAACGTACGCGGAATTTCCGTCTTCCGGCTCGATGACGCCCGGCGCCGCCTTCTGGCTCGCCAGCAGCGAAGCCGGTCGCTCGATCACGACCGGGCCGGCCACATCGGTGTCCATCGCCGGCGAATACGCCATCCCCCTCAACCCGGGATGGACCTTCGTGGGCACGCCGTTCAACTTTCCGGTGGGCCGGCAACAGGTGCGCCTCGCCTCTGGCGGCACGCTCGATATTCGGGCGTTCAACGGGAGCTGGGGGGCGCACACCGGTGCGCTTCAACCCTTCAGCGGCTACGCCGTGGCGGCCGTCGATTCCGATCAATTGCTCGTGGCACCGTTCGGAGCCGACATCCTCGCGCGGACGAGCGCAACGCCCCGTGAAGCGGAAGCGGCCGTGGATGAGACCGGACGGATCGACTGGCAGATCCGCATCCTCGCCCAGGCGGAAGGCGCGTCGGACACCGACAATGCCGCCGTACTTGCTTCCACGTCGAGCCCGCAGTGGGACGCTCTCGACCGACCGGAAGCGCCTGTCATCGGGGACTATGTCTCCGTCTATTTCGGGCATGCCGACTGGTCTGTCCCGTTCCGCCGCTTCACGACCGATGCGCGCCCCTATGAAGGCAGCCGCGCCGTGTGGACGTTCGAGTTGAGCGCCTCCGTCGATTCGCCGATCACGCTTACCTTCGACGGGGTGGCTGATGTGCCGGCCGACCAGGAGGTGTGGCTGATCGACCATCTGGAAAAAACGACCCTCAACCTGCGCGAAACGCCGAACTACGTGGTCACGGGGTCCGTGGAGGCCTATGCAGACCGGTTCAGCCTGCTCGTCGGCGAGGCCGCGGCGCTTTCGCCGGCACTCGACGCCGCCGCCGAATTGCCGCAGGATCTCGTGCTGGAAAGTTACCCCAACCCGTTCCGTTCGTCGACCACGATCCGTTTTGCGCTACCCGCCGACGATGTCGTGACGCTCAAGGTCTTCGACCTCCTGGGCAAGGAAGTGGCCACCCTCCTGTCGGAACAGTCGACGGCGCGCGGGTACCACACCGTGACGTGGGACGGGTTGAACCAGGCCCGCCAGGAAGTCCGGTCCGGCATGTATCTCTACGTCCTGGAAAGCGGTACGGGCCGCGCCACCGGACGCGTCATCGCGCTCCGCTAG